A stretch of Ascochyta rabiei chromosome 6, complete sequence DNA encodes these proteins:
- a CDS encoding FAD-dependent urate hydroxylase, with amino-acid sequence MRPTPWTASLMTLLALAGPSTAYKAHANHSVAETPDALFSLYGDRPDGCPPCFNCNLDDFKCQQFAECSKANGRCSCPPGFGGEDCSEPLCGSLPKGKDRSPRGGEQECQCDDGWAGINCNVCQTNDACNAMMPDGEGGVCYKDGQLVKENFQICDITNKKILDQLKEKKPQATFSCNADTEECNFQFWVDQRESFYCALDTCTSDWAADSDRNTTRYRCENIECACVPDRMLCGEAGSIDIGDFLKESIRGPAEFKSIASERSGESGSSFSEPAMNDLISSIFGDESILLKCDTGECLYQNQVPGYERPIKKINTPLIAGVIAAVALFIVAAILAIWYLTHRADRNKYGPIHLSDDEEDDNAKLLADHKPAALMFENVAYNLKGKQILSGISGAVHPGELLAIMGASGAGKTTFLDILARKNKIGATSGDFYLNGEKIRDEEFRNVIGFVDQEDTLLPTLTVHETILDSALLRLPKEMSRAYKEQKVEDVERQLGIYHIRNQPIGSEETGRGISGGEKRRVGIACELVTSPSILFLDEPTSGLDAFNAFNVIECLTSLVKNYNRTVVFTIHQPRSNIVALFDRLVLLAKGRAVYSGPFDSCQAYFDNIGYTCPPGFNIADYLVDLTMHASAVHRPIDEDSSLFTRDGVYTSASSAIAVKSIPSVTNMSVSELATSPTNSSIRPKGKRRTSIKQQQERELFTRKKSSVPVDGAPPAQILEGLDELPPPADGGTGTNLDALITAYATSDVAAGLHQDISSSVASANEANGANGHAETNGFIVAGKLKGYRKVGLVGQFMILSRRTWRNLYRNPMLMLTHYAIAIVLAVFLGFLFYGLSDDIKGFQNRLGLFVFVLALFAFSSLTILTVFAPERLLFTRERAKGYYSPPSYFAAKVLFDIIPLRLLPPIILGIIVYPMTGLIPAWPNFLKFILFLVLFNLSAAAIFLFIGTVFRNSGVANLVGVLVMLFSLLFSGFFLNKESIPPLAKWLQSLSIFHYAFEGLIVNEVKYLSLVDHKYGIDIEVPGSAILSSFGFDVMALWKDCVGLGVFAGAFVVLAYLAMHLLLVEKR; translated from the exons ATGCGCCCAACACCATGGACGGCCTCGCTGATGACGCTACTGGCACTCGCGGGGCCCTCTACAGCATACAAGGCGCACGCAAACCACTCGGTCGCTGAGACGCCCGATGCGCTCTTCTCCCTCTACGGCGACCGCCCTGACGGCTGCCCGCCATGCTTCAACTGCAACCTCGACGACTTCAAGTGCCAGCAGTTCGCCGAGTGCAGCAAGGCCAACGGGCGCTGTAGCTGTCCGCCCGGCTTTGGTGGCGAGGACTGCTCGGAGCCGCTGTGTGGCTCGCTGCCCAAAGGCAAAGACCGGTCGCCCAGAGGAGGCGAGCAAGAGTGCCAGTGTGACGACGGTTGGGCGGGCATCAACTGCAACGTCTGCCAGACCAACGATGCCTGCAACGCCATGATGCCCGACGGCGAGGGCGGGGTCTGCTACAAGGACGGACAGCTCGTCAAGGAGAACTTCCAGATCTGCGACATCACCAACAAGAAGATCCTCGACCAgttgaaggagaagaagccgCAGGCCACCTTCTCTTGCAACGCAGACACGGAAGAGTGCAACTTCCAAT TCTGGGTCGACCAGCGCGAATCCTTCTACTGCGCCCTCGACACCTGTACCTCCGACTGGGCAGCCGACTCTGATCGCAACACAACCCGATACCGATGCGAGAACATCGAGTGCGCCTGTGTACCGGACCGGATGCTCTGTGGCGAGGCTGGCTCTATCGACATCGGCGACTTCTTGAAGGAGTCCATTCGCGGCCCGGCCGAGTTCAAGTCGATTGCTTCGGAGCGAAGCGGCGAGTCTGGCAGCTCCTTTTCGGAGCCTGCCATGAACGACCTCATCTCGAGCATCTTTGGCGACGAGAGCATTCTGCTCAAGTGCGACACGGGCGAGTGTCTGTACCAGAACCAGGTCCCCGGCTATGAGCGACCCATCAAGAAGATCAATACCCCACTGATCGCTGGAGTCATTGCGGCCGTCGCTCTGTTCATTGTTGCAGCCATCCTTGCGATCTGGTACCTCACGCACCGCGCCGACAGGAACAAGTACGGGCCTATTCACCTGTCTGACGACGAAGAGGACGACAACGCCAAGCTGCTTGCAGACCACAAGCCCGCTGCGTTGATGTTCGAGAACGTCGCCTACAACCTCAAGGGCAAGCAGATCCTGTCGGGCATCTCTGGCGCAGTCCATCCCGGAGAGCTGTTGGCCATCATGGGAGCATCAGGTGCTGGTAAGACTACGTTTCTGGACATTCTGGCACGAAAGAACAAGATTGGCGCTACCAGTGGCGACTTCTATCTGAACGGCGAAAAGATTCGCGACGAAGAGTTCCGCAACGTAATCGGCTTCGTTGACCAGGAAGACACGCTACTGCCCACGCTTACTGTCCACGAGACAATCCTCGATTCTGCTTTGCTGCGCCTGCCCAAGGAAATGAGCCGCGCCTACAAGGAACAGAAAGTCGAAGATGTTGAACGTCAGCTGGGTATCTATCACATCCGCAACCAGCCAATTGGCTCTGAGGAGACCGGTCGTGGTATCTCCGGCGGCGAGAAACGCCGCGTTGGCATCGCCTGTGAACTTGTAACTTCTCCCAGCATTCTCTTCCTGGACGAGCCGACCAGTGGTCTGGATGCGTTCAACGCTTTCAATGTCATCGAATGCCTCACCTCCCTGGTCAAGAACTACAACCGAACTGTGGTCTTCACCATCCATCAGCCGAGATCAAACATTGTTGCTCTGTTCGACCGATTGGTGCTTCTCGCAAAAGGCAGAGCTGTGTACTCTGGACCCTTTGACAGCTGCCAGGCCTACTTCGATAACATCGGCTACACGTGCCCACCCGGTTTCAACATTGCTGACTACCTGGTCGATCTCACTATGCATGCCAGTGCCGTGCATCGTCCCATCGATGAAGACAGCTCTCTGTTCACCAGAGATGGTGTGTACACGAGCGCAAGCAGTGCCATTGCAGTCAAGTCGATACCCAGCGTCACCAACATGAGTGTGAGCGAGCTAGCTACGAGCCCAACCAACTCTAGCATTCGACCCAAGGGCAAGCGGAGAACCTCGATTAAGCAGCAGCAAGAGCGCGAGCTCTTCACGCGAAAGAAGAGCTCTGTCCCTGTAGATG GTGCACCGCCGGCTCAGATTCTCGAGGGTCTCGACGAGCTGCCTCCGCCTGCGGACGGGGGCACAGGAACCAACCTGGACGCTCTCATCACTGCCTACGCGACATCGGACGTTGCCGCCGGCCTTCACCAAGACATCAGCAGCTCGGTCGCCAGCGCCAACGAAGCCAACGGCGCGAACGGTCATGCGGAAACGAATGGTTTCATTGTGGCTGGCAAGCTCAAGGGGTACCGCAAGGTTGGTCTCGTGGGTCAGTTTATGATCCTATCGAGGCGCACCTGGCGCAACCTGTACCGCAACCCGATGCTGATGTTGACGCACTACGCCATCGCGATTGTGCTTGCTGTCTTCTTGGGCTTCCTCTTCTACGGTCTCAGCGACGACATCAAGGGCTTCCAGAACCGCCTCGGGCTCTTTGTGTTTGTGCTGGCGCTCTTTGCGTTCAGCAGCTTGACAATCCTCACCGTCTTCGCCCCAGAGAGGCTGCTCTTTACGCGTGAGCGGGCCAAGGGGTATTACTCTCCGCCGTCGTACTTTGCCGCCAAGGTGTTGTTCGACATCATTCCGCTGCGTCTTCTCCCGCCCATCATTCTCGGCATCATTGTGTACCCGATGACGGGCCTGATCCCTGCGTGGCCCAACTTCCTCAAGTTCATTCTGTTCCTGGTCTTGTTCAACCTTTCGGCGGCGGCCATCTTCCTGTTCATCGGTACCGTGTTCCGCAACTCCGGCGTGGCGAACCTGGTGGGCGTGCTCGTGATGCTTTTCAGCCTGCTCTTCTCTGGCTTCTTCCTGAACAAGGAGAGCATCCCGCCGCTTGCCAAGTGGCTGCAATCG CTATCCATCTTCCACTACGCGTTTGAAGGGCTCATTGTCAACGAAGTCAAGTATCTGTCGCTCGTGGACCACAAGTACGGCATCGACATTGAAGTGCCGGGGTCAGCGATCCTGAGCTCGTTTGGGTTCGATGTGATGGCGTTGTGGAAGGATTGCGTTGGGTTGGGGGTGTTTGCGGGGGCGTTTGTGGTTCTGGCGTACCTTGCCATGCACCTGTTGCTTgtagagaagaggtag
- a CDS encoding Fumarylacetoacetase, translating into MADAYASHFGINNIPYGIASSSKRSQPQAATRIGDDVIFLGELTKHDSFKSIVADLASLFSQTTLNAFASQSTDIHSAVRAAIRDAHHNNLHTSASENIKDVTLHLPVAIGDFTDYSASANHVLNAGEAITGVRSFPPAFHKYPVGYAGRCSSIAVSGTSITRPLGQYIEDYAAAEKNVIFGASRALDYELEIGAIIGRPVEPGTYLNARDADAHIFGFVLVNDWSARDIQGLEMNPLGPFNGKNFGTSISPWVITLEALKAHEVPAPERMGAVAPFMDDPKSVNYDINLTGSIRRNGASTTTCTVGFETMYWTFRHMLAHHTIGGCGLRTGDLIASGTVSGEKEHEHGCLLELTKNGKKASKLSDGGELRFLADGDEVTYEAIIGDGSAGVGFGACVGVVKPARQL; encoded by the coding sequence ATGGCTGACGCATACGCCTCCCACTTCGGCATCAACAACATCCCATATGGCATCGCAAGCTCATCTAAGAGATCGCAACCGCAAGCCGCGACGAGAATTGGCGACGATGTGATATTTCTTGGCGAACTCACAAAGCACGATTCCTTCAAGTCAATCGTCGCAGATCTAGCGTCCTTGTTCTCCCAAACCACATTGAATGCATTCGCATCACAATCCACAGATATCCACAGCGCCGTCCGTGCGGCTATCCGAGATGCACACCACAACAACTTGCACACATCGGCGTCCGAGAATATCAAGGACGTCACTCTGCATTTGCCGGTTGCAATAGGCGACTTCACAGACTACTCCGCGAGCGCAAACCACGTTCTCAATGCCGGTGAAGCGATTACGGGCGTACGCTCGTTCCCGCCAGCATTCCACAAATATCCCGTTGGGTACGCTGGGCGTTGTTCTTCGATTGCTGTGAGCGGGACGTCAATCACGCGGCCTTTGGGCCAATATATCGAGGACTATGCGGCAGCGGAGAAGAATGTCATCTTTGGCGCGTCCCGAGCGTTGGACTATGAGCTCGAGATTGGTGCAATCATAGGTAGGCCGGTCGAGCCGGGGACGTATCTCAACGCAAGAGACGCGGATGCACACATCTTTGGCTTCGTGCTGGTCAATGACTGGTCTGCGCGAGACATTCAAGGACTGGAGATGAATCCGCTGGGACCGTTCAACGGGAAGAACTTTGGAACTTCCATCTCGCCATGGGTCATCACGCTCGAGGCTCTGAAGGCGCACGAGGTCCCTGCGCCGGAAAGGATGGGAGCTGTTGCGCCGTTCATGGACGACCCAAAGAGTGTAAACTACGACATCAACCTGACTGGGTCGATCAGACGAAACGGCGCAAGCACGACAACGTGTACGGTCGGCTTCGAGACTATGTATTGGACCTTCAGGCATATGCTCGCGCACCACACCATCGGAGGATGCGGGCTGCGGACTGGTGATTTGATTGCGAGTGGAACCGTAAGTGGGGAGAAGGAGCACGAGCATGGGTGTTTGCTCGAGCTGACAAAGAATGGCAAGAAGGCCAGTAAGCTGAGCGATGGGGGTGAGCTGCGGTTTCTGGCCGACGGAGACGAAGTGACATACGAAGCCATCATTGGTGACGGAAGTGCAGGCGTCGGGTTTGGTGCATGTGTTGGTGTTGTGAAACCTGCAAGACAACTGTAG
- a CDS encoding Salicylate 1-monooxygenase, protein MDFTQNQTNSANGTSNDETRPLNITIVGAGIGGLSAAILLRQQGHTVTLLEQSRFANELGAAIHLAPNANGLLRRMGLFPEKIGAITCKKLSQWLPTGKELFSIPVEREAHRWQYPWQLAHRVSLHSELKRLATTEDGPGKPAILKTRSRVADVNTAEGSVTLDNGEVVYGDVVVGADGVHSKTRSKIPGAENIKTFASGKSSFRFLISRESALADPETRKFAEHEGHLIMMFGRDRRIVVYPTSDNTLLNFNNIHPTSDSQVISEAPGSADWQNKGNINKMLEVYKDFEPAVLKLLSMADEETLKVWELLDMEQLPTWTHEKLVLIGDAAHPFTPHQGQGAAQAIEDAASLAVMLQRGTSLSAIPDRLKLYQKCRFERASYIQEISRIAGNDLGSGPPLDSSRFTAYNFGHDEWDHSSQMLRQWEWENRKGLLWRMPTSFGPMPGPRQDFHGRPRDGSQATFKTTSVKFKTSRTLLQNLFPTEKLKFASADTVVYATLAATQLGNLEWLGGRGYSHFGLYIHGVQYTKENGETVTGSYLPVLFENLADPILSGREELGFPKLFADLDVQQDGTTWSLNASWMGSKFATLTLSDLSEPLADDGAAPPQAPASAEEGLFISKHIPATGSIGSKERGQADVEYTAFLPNDEEAKTVERRVQKTLQTRNAQISFDSLDWKALPTLHHVIARLQEVPVFEVVEAKIVEGTGVSDVSSARRAE, encoded by the exons ATGGACTTCACACAGAACCAAACAAACAGTGCCAACGGTACATCAAATGATGAGACCCGACCGCTGAACATCACCATAGTCGGCGCTGGCATTGGTGGTCTATCCGCCGCCATTCTTTTGCGCCAACAAGGACACACTGTCACCCTATTGGAGCAGTCTCGATTCGCCAATGAGCTTGGTGCAGCCATACATCTTGCACCCAATGCCAACGGACTACTTCGACGCATGGGACTCTTTCCAGAAAAAATCGGCGCCATCACTTGCAAGAAATTGAGCCAGTGGTTGCCGACGGGAAAAGAACTGTTCAGCATACCCGTTGAACGGGAAGCCCACCGCTGGCAGTATCCCTGGCAGCTTGCACATCGTGTCAGCTTGCATTCTGAGCTGAAGAGGTTGGCAACGACAGAGGATGGCCCTGGAAAACCCGCCATCCTAAAGACACGGTCGCGAGTCGCGGATGTCAACACTGCAGAAGGCAGTGTCACACTCGACAACGGCGAAGTCGTATATGGCGACGTTGTCGTTGGTGCTGATGGTGTCCACTCAAAGACAAGGTCAAAAATACCTGGTGCTGAGAACATCAAGACTTTTGCTTCTGGAAAGAGTTCTTTCCGCTTTCTCATCTCAAGAGAGAGTGCTTTGGCCGATCCAGAGACAAGGAAGTTCGCCGAGCACGAGGGTCACCTTATCATGATGTTCGGTCGTGACCGTCGTATTGTCGTGTACCCAACATCAGACAACACCCTGTTGAACTTCAACAACATACATCCCACATCTGATTCCCAAGTCATTTCTGAGGCGCCCGGCAGCGCTGACTGGCAGAACAAGGGTAACATCAACAAGATGCTCGAGGTGTACAAGGACTTTGAGCCGGCCGTGCTCAAGCTGCTCAGTATGGCGGATGAAGAGACATTGAAGGTGTGGGAGTTGCTGGATATGGAGCAACTACCTACGTGGACACATGAGAAGCTCGTTCTCATTGGTGACGCAGCTCACCCTTTCACACCTC ATCAAGGACAAGGTGCAGCTCAGGCCATTGAAGATGCCGCATCTCTTGCAGTCATGCTACAGAGAGGTACATCCCTTAGTGCCATCCCCGATCGTCTGAAACTATACCAGAAGTGCCGCTTTGAGCGCGCTTCTTACATACAAGAAATCTCCCGTATTGCCGGTAACGACTTGGGCAGCGGCCCCCCGCTGGACTCATCCCGCTTTACTGCCTATAACTTTGGCCACGACGAGTGGGACCACTCAAGCCAAATGCTCAGACAATGGGAGTGGGAAAACAGGAAAGGTCTGCTCTGGAGGATGCCGACATCTTTCGGTCCAATGCCCGGGCCTCGACAAGACTTCCACGGCCGTCCTCGAGACGGTAGTCAAGCAACATTCAAGACGACAAGCGTGAAGTTCAAGACCAGCAGAACGCTGCTGCAGAATCTCTTTCCGACTGAGAAACTCAAGTTCGCATCTGCAGATACAGTGGTCTACGCCACTCTCGCAGCGACACAGCTCGGCAATCTCGAATGGCTAGGCGGCCGGGGCTACTCGCACTTTGGACTGTACATCCATGGCGTGCAATACACCAAGGAAAACGGGGAGACAGTTACAGGCAGCTATCTCCCGGTGCTGTTCGAGAACCTGGCAGACCCCATCCTGAGTGGAAGGGAAGAGCTCGGTTTTCCAAAGTTGTTCGCCGATCTTGACGTGCAGCAGGACGGCACCACCTGGTCACTGAATGCCAGCTGGATGGGCTCGAAATTCGCCACACTAACACTTTCAGATCTTTCAGAGCCTCTGGCAGATGATGGTGCGGCACCTCCACAAGCGCCCGCGTCAGCCGAAGAGGGTCTGTTCATCTCCAAACACATTCCCGCCACAGGAAGCATCGGCAGCAAAGAGCGAGGCCAAGCTGATGTAGAGTACACGGCTTTCCTGCCAAATGACGAGGAGGCGAAGACTGTGGAGAGAAGGGTGCAGAAGACGCTCCAAACGAGAAATGCACAAATCAGTTTCGATTCTCTTGACTGGAAGGCACTGCCCACGCTGCATCATGTTATCGCGAGGTTGCAGGAGGTGCCGGTGTTTGAGGTTGTTGAGGCGAAGATCGTAGAGGGCACTGGAGTGAGCGATGTCAGCTCTGCAAGGCGAGCCGAGTAA